A DNA window from Oncorhynchus tshawytscha isolate Ot180627B linkage group LG13, Otsh_v2.0, whole genome shotgun sequence contains the following coding sequences:
- the LOC112265646 gene encoding uncharacterized protein LOC112265646, with the protein MMSSAQIYSDIDILLLIGMSVLQVAQREDGDPQREGKEVVEEEPVATPKEEAKKGRKAKRKRSGKKSRKLGTDNDAVSRNKHLDRGSVIELLEKKAVKAAFGPGNKDEMEYSYPILISFLRNLTDEQWQVIYKGLKNPMTKEQLAKLCKTIVTFIAQTTLQILLPALARVLGVKDFADDDTDSPKRGGSARSFAAFDQERLELIQEVRYLAKKMYKGGTGAQHLRSLTPSSKRYVPLKVVMYGFHQDHLSQC; encoded by the exons ATGATGTCCTCTGCACAGATCTACTCTGACATTGACATATTATTACTTATTGGAATGTCTGTCCTTCAGGTAGCACAGAGGGAGGATGGTGATCctcagagggaaggaaaggaagttGTTGAGGAAGAACCGGTGGCCACGCCCAAAGAGGAGGCCAAGAAGGGAAGGAAG GCAAAAAGGAAGAGGAGTGGCAAGAAGTCAAGGAAGCTGGGCACTGACAACGATGCAG TCTCCAGGAATAAACACCTGGATAGAGGATCTGTAATTGAGCTCCTGGAGAAGAAAGCTGTTAAGGCTGCATTCGGCCCAGGCAACAAGGATGAGATGGAATACTCCTACCCAATCCTCATCTCATTCCTGCGCAATCTTACTGATGA GCAGTGGCAAGTGATCTACAAAGGACTAAAAAACCCT ATGACGAAGGAACAGCTTGCCAAATTGTGCAAGACAATTGTAACCTTCATCGCACAGACCACCCTGCAGATCCTGCTGCCAGCCCTGGCCCGCGTACTTGGGGTAAAGGACTTTGCTGACGacgacactgactcacccaagaGGGGTGGCAGTGCAAGATCCTTTGCTGCCTTTGATCAGGAAAGACTGGAGCTCATCCAGGAAGTTAGATATCTGGCGAAGAAAATGTATAAGGGCGGCACAGGGGCTCAACATCTCAGGTCCCTAACACCCTCTTCTAAGAGGTATGTTCCCCTCAAGGTTGTCATGTATGGATTTCACCAAGATCATCTATCCCAGTGTTAG